One Malaclemys terrapin pileata isolate rMalTer1 chromosome 9, rMalTer1.hap1, whole genome shotgun sequence DNA window includes the following coding sequences:
- the LOC128843301 gene encoding nuclear cap-binding protein subunit 2 — MSGVLSATLSGLNSDSYCEISQYRDQHFRGSRYLQEKALKFSCTLYVGNLSFYTTEEQIQELFSKCGDVKRIVMGLDKVKKTPCGFCFVEYYTRADAEHAMRFINGTRLDDRIIRTDWDAGFKEGRQFGRGKTGGQVRDEYRTDYDVGRGGFGKIIQMQKTNHQTIIY, encoded by the exons ATGTCGGGGGTGCTGAGCGCCACGCTGAGCGGCCTCAACAGCGACTCCTACTGCGAGATCAGCCAGTACCGGGACCAGCACTTCCGG GGTAGCCGATACCTACAGGAGAAGGCCCTGAAGTTCTCTTGCACACTGTATGTGGGGAACCTGTCCTTTTACACCACCGAGGAGCAGATCCAGGAGCTCTTCTCCAAATGCGGAGATGTCAAGAGGATTGTCATGGGGCTAGACAAGGTCAAGAAAACCCCTTGTGGCTTCTGCTTTGTGGA ATATTACACAAGAGCAGATGCTGAGCATGCAATGAGGTTTATCAATGGCACCCGACTGGATGACCGGATCATCAGGACTGACTGGGATGCAGGGTTTAAGGAGGGACGACAGTTTGGGAGAGGAAAGACTGGAGGACAG GTACGAGATGAGTACCGGACAGACTATGATGTGGGAAGAGGTGGCTTTGGCAAGATCATTCAGATGCAGAAAACCAATCACCAGACTATAATCTACTAA